Below is a window of Cucurbita pepo subsp. pepo cultivar mu-cu-16 unplaced genomic scaffold, ASM280686v2 Cp4.1_scaffold000971, whole genome shotgun sequence DNA.
CTAGTCTTATCTTTTggttaattcaaattttgtactAGGATAATTGGACTGAGAGCTAAGTATGCCAGAAAAGAGAATCATTATCTGATTGCTAATGGAATAAAAATACTAGCCATAGTTTTGTTTGCTGGGTCccttattgtttttattattttgtttagagTTTGCTTCAACAACAAGGTTtaaatatgtgagatctcacctcggttggaaaggagacgaagcattctttataaaggtgtggaaacctctccctagcagacgcgttttaaaaatcttgagtggaagtccgaaagagaaatcccaaaaatgacaatactTGCTAGGTTCCTTTCacgaaaattcaaagagaataatatctactaggaaagcccaaagatgatcAAATTTGctaggaaaagcccaaagagaacaatatttgctaggaaaaaccaaaaaggaCCATATTTGCTAGGGAAAGccaaaaataacaatatttgctagggaaagccaaaaataacaatatttgctagcagtgggattgggttgttacaaatggtattagagccagacaccgagtaatgtgccagcgaggacgctgagccccaaaggggtgaacatcgggcggtgtgccaacgaggacgttgggccccgaaggggagtgaattgtgagatctcacatcgattggagagaggaacgagtgccaacgagaacactgggccctaaagggaggtagatgtgagatcccacattgattgaagaggggaacgagtgtcagcgcggacgctaggcctcgaaggaAGGTGAattctgagatcccacatcagttggagagaggaacaaaacattctttatgatagtgtgaaaacctctccctaacagacacgttttaaaaactttgagagaaagtccgaaagggaaagctcaaagaggacaatacaggacaacatctgctagcggtggacttagacagttacaaaaaaaaactaacttTGTTAGTCAAATCTTTCTTCAACATATGTTATCtctagagaaagaaaagagataaacTTAGAAAATTTAGCGGATGATGTTGACCTGACCTTAATAATGCTTCCAATACCTATCAGTTCATAGTGCAACGATCCAGCAACAGAGCTGCTCTTGAGAATTGCAGAATTGGTTCATTGTCCTAGCACACTCTTCATCTGTTGAGAAGGCTTGATCTACAGCTAACCCTTTATATACACATACAAGAACGAGCATCTGAGTCAGTAATAATATCATAACAATGcagaaaaatttaagatttggCTGGCATGAAACATGTAACAACTACAAACTGATCTAAGTAAAACGTTGATTATTTGGGTGCTTGTGTTCATTTGGTGGCGCATTGCTGCAACTCATGCCCCAAAAGCTCAAAGCCTGGATTCAGTTCTGTATTTCATTGACAAAAAATTGGCTATAAAATGAACCATGATTATCCGGTGAACACTGAAAAGGACCATGGAGTACATGGAGTACATGGAGTACATTTTAGCAGGCAAATTATCAAGTATTTGGACAACAATATCATGAGCCTGTCTTGAATTATGGATGGTTAATTCTGGCAAAATGAAGGATATTCAAAGTTCATCGGCCAAGCAAAGCAACACGATCCTTTTGCACTGCCTGCACGAGGTTGATATCAAAGAGCTCACACCGAATAGGCATCTCCATCTCATAGAATGGATTCTTCAAGACATAATCTGTGTATAACTCATAAATGTACTTCAGAAGACCCTCCATGTGCACTGTCCCGGGCTCACACACAACAAAAAACTTTGTTCCTAAAACACCCAATTTCATCCATGATTCAGCTTCTTAATTAAGAACTACAAAATGAATATAACATGAAAGTTGATGTCGAGAGACTTTGAAAATATCAGACAGCACAATCATATCTGTGATGAAGACATTGTAATATGATTATAAAAAAGCtacatttttctaaaacaagaTCAACCTCCTTTCTACCCAACCAATCAAACTGAACAGAGCTCAACTAATTAAGGCATTAAAGACAGATGTCAACTAATTAAGGCATTAAAGACagatgtaacagcccaaactcaccatagcagatattgtcctttttgggttttcccttacgggttttctctcaaggttttaaaacgcgtctgctagggagaggtttccacacccttataaaaaaaatattttgttcccctctccaaccgatgtaggatctcacaatccaccccctttgaggcccaacatccttgcttgCATCGCCCGGTgtatggctctaataccatttgtaatagcccaagtccaccgctagtagatattgtcctctttgaactttctctttcgggcttcccctcaaggttttaaaacgtgtctgctagggagaggttttcacacccttataagaaatattttgttcccctctccaaccgatgtaggatctcacaatccaccctcttgggggcctagcttcctcgctagcacatcgccaggtgtatggctctaataccatttgtaacagcccaagtccaccactagcagatattgtcctctttaaactttccctttcaagcttcccctcaaggttttaaaatgtgtcttctagggagaggtttccacacccttataagaaatgttttgttcccctctccaaccgatgtaggatctcacaatccgcccCCATTGGGGGCCAGCGCTGGCTAACACATCACCCAGTgtatggctctaataccatttgtaacagcccaagcccaccactagcagatattgtcctctttcggcttttACTTTCaagtttcctctcaaggttttaaaaagcgtctgctagagagaggtttctacacccttataagaaatgtattgttcctctctccaaccgatataagatctcacaaaagATCAATAACGCTTCTAGAACTTCAATCGTGCTTTCACATTAGGAATTTGATTGCATGTCTTTGAAACAGAGTTTGAGACAGAATCCATGCGTTTGAAgcacaaattaaacaaagtagtggaagaaaaaaatgtaccAGTAAGTGACTGGAAGCAATGGAGGTCGAATGTGTCGGCTTCAAGGAGTTCAGTACCCGAACAACCGGAAATAGGCGAAAGCTGCTGGGAAATGGCATGCATCGAATGCCATAAACTCGCCACTCTTAAGCTATCGTTTGTGTCCATTCGTCCAGCAGACCCATaatcctaaattttcaaacaaacacaataaGAGATTCAATCCACGTAAAATACTCGatgaagattaaaataattccACCGATAACCGGTTTATAATTCA
It encodes the following:
- the LOC111786054 gene encoding trafficking protein particle complex subunit 4-like translates to MAAIYSLYIINKSGGLIFYKDYGSAGRMDTNDSLRVASLWHSMHAISQQLSPISGCSGTELLEADTFDLHCFQSLTGTKFFVVCEPGTVHMEGLLKYIYELYTDYVLKNPFYEMEMPIRCELFDINLVQAVQKDRVALLGR